In Solanum lycopersicum chromosome 5, SLM_r2.1, the following are encoded in one genomic region:
- the LOC138348808 gene encoding uncharacterized protein, translating to MDWSEAAEQRLNGLNELDEFLLKAYEISALYKEKMKKYHDNKIEKWEFMVGDLVLLFNSRLRLFPGKLKSKWNGPYLVTQLFPQGAVELETKEGMRFKVNGQRIKIYFRHAESANEVIEVYHLDEV from the coding sequence atggattggagcgaagctgcagagcaacggcttaatgggttgaatgaactcgatgaatttctcCTAAAAGCCTATGAAATCTCAGcactatacaaagaaaagatgaagaagtaccatgacaacaaaattgaaaagtgggagtttatggtcggggatttggtgcttttattcaattccaggttgcgcttgtttccgggcaagctcaagtccaaatggaatGGTCCTTACTTGGtaacccaactattccctcaaggagcagttgagttggaaactaaggagggtatgcggttcaaggtgaatggacaacgcataaaaatctatttcagGCATGCTGAATCAgcaaatgaagtgatagaggtataccatcttgatgaagtctga